The Pan paniscus chromosome 15, NHGRI_mPanPan1-v2.0_pri, whole genome shotgun sequence genome includes a window with the following:
- the PABPN1 gene encoding polyadenylate-binding protein 2 isoform X1, whose product MAAAAAAAAAAGAAGGRGSGPGRRRHLVPGAGGEAGEGAPGGAGDYGNGLESEELEPEELLLEPEPEPEPEEEPPRPRAPPGAPGPGPGSGAPGSQEEEEEPGLVEGDPGDGAIEDPELEAIKARVREMEEEAEKLKELQNEVEKQMNMSPPPGNAGPVIMSIEEKMEADARSIYVGNVDYGATAEELEAHFHGCGSVNRVTILCDKFSGHPKGFAYIEFSDKESVRTSLALDESLFRGRQIKVIPKRTNRPGISTTDRGFPRARYRARTTNYNSSRSRFYSGFNSRPRGRVYRGRARATSWYSPY is encoded by the exons atggcggcggcggcggcggcggcagcagcagcgggGGCTGCGGGCGGTCGGGGCTCCGGGCCGGGGCGGCGGCGCCATCTTGTGCCCGGGGCCGGTGGGGAGGCCGGGGAGGGGGCCCCGGGGGGCGCAGGGGACTACGGGAACGGCCTGGAGTCTGAGGAACTGGAGCCTGAGGAGCTGCTGCTGGAGCCCGAGCCGGAGCCCGAGCCCGAAGAGGAGCCGCCCCGGCCCCGCGCCCCCCCGGGAGCTCCGGGCCCTGGGCCTGGTTCGGGAGCCCCCGGCAgccaagaggaggaggaggagccgggACTGGTCGAGGGTGACCCGGGGGACGGCGCCATTGAGGACCCG GAGCTGGAAGCTATCAAAGCTCGAGTCAGGGAGATGGAGGAAGAAGCTGAGAAGCTAAAGGAGCTACAGAACGAGGTAGAGAAGCAGATGAATATGAGTCCACCACCAGGCAATG CTGGCCCAGTGATCATGTCCATTGAGGAGAAGATGGAGGCTGATGCCCGTTCCATCTATGTTGGCAAT GTGGACTATGGTGCAACAGCAGAAGAGCTGGAAGCTCACTTTCATGGCTGTGGTTCAGTCAACCGTGTTACCATACTCTGTGACAAATTTAGTGGCCATCCCAAAGG GTTTGCGTATATAGAGTTCTCAGACAAAGAGTCAGTGAGGACTTCCTTGGCCTTAGATGAGTCCCTATTTAGAGGAAGGCAAATCAAG GTGATCCCAAAACGAACCAACAGACCAGGCATCAGCACAACAGACCGGGGTTTTCCACGAGCCCGCTACCGCGCCCGGACCACCAACTACAACAGTTCCCGCTCTCGATTCTACAGTGGTTTTAACAGCAGGCCCCGGGGTCGCGTCTACAG GGGCCGGGCTAGAGCGACATCATGGTATTCCCCTTACTAA